The sequence below is a genomic window from Streptomyces sp. B21-105.
TCCTGGGTCCAGCGGGCGATCGGCGAGATCTTGACCTTCCGCCGCTTCTCGTCCCAGCCGACCACCGGGGTGTCCGCCCGGGTCGGCGACTCGTCGCGCCGCAGGCCGGTGGCCCAGGCGAGGTACCCGCGGAGCCCCTCCTCCAACGGCTGCACCTTGCGCAGCTTGCAGCACAGGTCGGGATCGCGGTCGTGCAACTTCGGCCCGAACTCGGCATCCTGCTCGGCGACCGTCTGACGGGGGGTGAGCGTGATGACGTTGACGTCCATCACGGCCTCGACCGCATCCCGGGTGCCGATGGTCTCGGGGAAGTGGTAACCGGTGTCGAGGAACACCACGTCCACGCCCTTGAGGACGCGGGACGCGAGGTGGGCGACCACGGCGTCCTCCATGGAGGACGTCACACAGAACTGCCTGCCGAAGGTGTCCACCGCCCACTGAAGGATCTCGAGCGCCGAGGCGTCCTCGAGGTCGCGGCCCGCCTGCTCGGCCAGCGCCTTCAACTCGTCCGCCGTACGGTTTTCCTGAAGCGTCGTCATATCCGGTCCCCTCCCGTTTCGGTGCGCTGAACGCCCCGGGACAGCAGCCCGAGGAACTTCAGCTGGAATGCGCGGTTGCACGCCGCGCATTCCCAGGCGCCGTGACCGCCCTGCACGGCCTCGCTCGGACGCAGGTCCTCGTCGCCGCAGTAGGGGCAGTGGAAAGGGGCGGCCCGCTCGCTCATGAAAGGGCCTCCTCGCTGGCGCGCGCGGCCCAGGCGGCGAACCGCTCGCCGTCCTCGCGCTCGTCCTGGAACCGCTTGAGAACGCGTTCCACGTAGTCCGGCAGCTCGTCCGAGGTGACCTTCAGCCCGCGGACCTTGCGGCCGAAACCGGCTTCGAGCCCGAGCGCCCCGCCTAGGTGTACCTGGTATCCCTCGACCTGCCGGCCCTGCTCGTCGAGGACCAGCTGACCCTTGAGACCGATGTCCGCGACCTGGATGCGGGCGCAGGCATTCGGGCAGCCGTTGAGATTGATG
It includes:
- a CDS encoding phosphoadenylyl-sulfate reductase, translated to MTTLQENRTADELKALAEQAGRDLEDASALEILQWAVDTFGRQFCVTSSMEDAVVAHLASRVLKGVDVVFLDTGYHFPETIGTRDAVEAVMDVNVITLTPRQTVAEQDAEFGPKLHDRDPDLCCKLRKVQPLEEGLRGYLAWATGLRRDESPTRADTPVVGWDEKRRKVKISPIARWTQDDVDAYITEHGVLSNPLLMDGYTSVGCAPCTRRVLEGEDARAGRWAGRGKTECGLHG